Within the Aquipuribacter hungaricus genome, the region GCGCGTGCAGCGAGCGCAGCAGCCAGGCGCGCCGGGGGTCGCCCGAGGGCCCCCACAGCGACGGGTCGACGACGAAGAGCGGCACGACGCCCCTGCTGCCGGGCGGCTCGTGCCCGTCGCTGCCCGAGGCGGCGAGCAGGGCGGGGTGGTCGGCGAGGCGCAGGTCGCGGCGGAACCACAGGACGGCCGCACCGTCACCGCCGGGAGCTGCCGGGACGCGGTCGGCGGGCATGCCGGGAACCTATGCCGGGGCCCCGGGCCCCGCGACCGCTGGGGCGGGGCGCGACCCGTCCGACAACCTCCTGGCCGGGGGCGGGTGGTGCGGGTTACCGTCGTCCCGTGCACGGTCCTCGCCGTCAGGTGCGGGCCCGCGGTCGTGGGCAGGTCCCCGCCGGGCCCGGGGCGCCCGCGCGCGCCGGCGGTCCGGGCGGGACGAGGCACGTCTTCGTCCGTCGGCATGTGCCCGCCGGTCTGCTCGTCCAGGCGTCGTCCCGTCCGGGGCGGCGCCTTCGTCGTCCCGGGGGCACCTGCCAGGTGCTCCCGCGGCCGCTGCGAGGGAGGTCCTAGGTGCGGACCCTGGTGCTCAACGCCGGCTACGAGCCGCTGGCCGTGGTGTCGTTCCGGCGCGCCGTCGTGCTGGTCCTCGCGGGCAAGGCGACGGTGCTGGCCGCCCACACCGACGAGGTCGTGTCGACGTCCAGCCGCTTCGTGCGGCCGTCGGTGATCATCCTGCGCCGCTACATCCGGGCGCCCTACAGCACGAGCGTCCCGGTGAGCCGGCGCGGCGTGCTGCGCCGCGACGGGCACCGCTGCACCTACTGCGGGGCTGCCGCCACGACCGTCGACCACGTCATGCCCCGCAGCCGCGGCGGCGCCGACACCTGGGCCAACCTCGTGGCGTGCTGCGTGCGGTGCAACAACGTCAAGGGCAACCGCACCGCCGACGAGATGGGCTGGACGATGCGGAGCCGCCCCTACGCGCCGCGCGGGGCGGCCTGGGTGGTCCGCGGCGCCGAGCAGCGGGACCCGGCCTGGGAGGACTTCCTCTCCCCGGTCGCCGCCTGACCCCGGCTCCTCGGGCAGGGGCCCCGGCTCGACGGGCGGGGGCCCCGGCGGCACGATCGGCCGGGTGACCTCCCTCGCCTCGACCCGTCCCGAGCTCGCCGGCACGTTCGGCATGGTGGCCAGCACGCACTGGCTGGCCACCGCCGTCGGGCAGTCGGTGCTCGAGCGCGGGGGCAACGCCTACGACGCGGCGGCCGCGGCGGGGTTCGTGCTCCAGGTGGTCGAGCCCCACCTCAACGGCCCGGCCGGCGAGGTGCCCGTGGTGCACAAGCCGGCCGGCGCCCCGGTGCAGGTGGTGTGCGGGCAGGGCGTCGCGCCGGCCGCCGCCACCCCGGAGGTCTTCGCCGACCTGGGGCTGGACCACGTGCCCGGCACCGGCCTGCTCGCCGCGACCGTCCCCGGCTCGTTCGGCGCCTGGGCGCTGCTGGTCCAGCGCTGGGGCACGTGGTCGGTGGCCGACGTCCTCGCCCCGGCCGTCGGCCTCGCCGAGGACGGCGCCCCCGTGCTCGACCGGGTCGCCTCGACCGTGGCGCGGATGGCCGGGCACTTCCGCGAGCACTGGCA harbors:
- a CDS encoding HNH endonuclease — its product is MRTLVLNAGYEPLAVVSFRRAVVLVLAGKATVLAAHTDEVVSTSSRFVRPSVIILRRYIRAPYSTSVPVSRRGVLRRDGHRCTYCGAAATTVDHVMPRSRGGADTWANLVACCVRCNNVKGNRTADEMGWTMRSRPYAPRGAAWVVRGAEQRDPAWEDFLSPVAA